Within the Fischerella sp. PCC 9605 genome, the region CAAATCTCGCAGTACAATCAGCGGTACTTGCTCATCCAATTCCAAAATAATATTGCGATCGCCTTTTGTTACCTGGTATGGTTTGCCAATTGGTCGGCATCCTTGAGCGACAATCGTTTCTAAAACAATATTGCCACTCAAAGCAACACCAACTGTTCCTTCTTGGTACAGGCGATCGTTATAGAAAAGGGCAATCTTACCACCCATAACACCACTACTTGCTTGACCTCCCACTGTTACCGATCCTGGATAAGCATAATCCAGCCCTTGTAACAAGTCATTGATACCAGAGGAGAAAGAAGCAGACAACAAAATGAATTGAGGTGTAGGTGAAGGAGGCACACCAATTAAATCAATCCAAGCATTCGGTGGCCCATCTAAGTCAGGTAATTCTTCGGCAACAACATGAAAGGCTTTAATATTCACTCCCGGCAGATGAGCTAAAGTCAAACTGAGGGCGGGTTCTGCTTCTAATTCTTGGGTTTGTCCCCAGCCGATTGTGCCAATTACACCGCCACCACTACAGCCAATTAACACAGGTACTGAAAGCTTGTCTGCCAACAAAGGCAATACTCGGGAATACTCACTCGTAAAAGCAGACGAAATGAATACCAGCCCCAGATCTGCACGTGCCGATAATGAAGAGGCAGTTCGTTGTACCACTTCGTCAACAGCTGCTTCTAGAGAAGGACGGGTTGATAGGGCATTTGCCCATTGCATTTGATCTGCCATGAGTCTTACGCTTTTTTTATGCGGCTAGTAGTGTTTTTAATTTTTATCCAGGAAAACAAGAATATTGCATCCTACGACTAGGTGAAGCCAGCCCTTTATCATTTATCGCAAAAACCTAGGGTTGCTATTCCCTATTAAATACATATAAAAATATTGTATAATCTCTATTCTCAAGTTGATGGTCTGCAAAAGATTAAAAGATAAAGTTAAATAGAGGATCTGTGCTGCTATTTGCTGTATTTATAATCAAGTATGAATCACAAATACTAAACTAGCAGCTAATATGGCTAGAATAATTAGGAATAGTGCAAAAATTGCCTTTCTTGTACTTTTTCTATACTAGTATTAACAACACACAGCAAGATTACAACTATGACCGACATCCGAAACAGAATCGAACAAGAAGTTGAAGAAGCTCGTGCTGTCTGTGATACAGCAGGTGACAACTCTGCTGAATGTGCTGCTGCTTGGGATGCAGTAGAAGAACTGCAAGCCGAAGCTTCCCATCAGAAGCAAGCTAAACCCAAAACTGCTTTCGAGAAATATTGTGATGATAACCCTGAAGCTGATGAATGTCGTGTTTATGACGACTAAAAATCAAGTAAGTTAAGTTTCTTTTTCGTTTACAAGCAAGTAACAAAGATCTATTTACCAATATCTTGCACCTTCACACTTTGATCGAGCATGAAATTTCACACTTCTTTGTTTATTTATATCGTAATCATACGGTAACAC harbors:
- a CDS encoding FIST signal transduction protein, yielding MADQMQWANALSTRPSLEAAVDEVVQRTASSLSARADLGLVFISSAFTSEYSRVLPLLADKLSVPVLIGCSGGGVIGTIGWGQTQELEAEPALSLTLAHLPGVNIKAFHVVAEELPDLDGPPNAWIDLIGVPPSPTPQFILLSASFSSGINDLLQGLDYAYPGSVTVGGQASSGVMGGKIALFYNDRLYQEGTVGVALSGNIVLETIVAQGCRPIGKPYQVTKGDRNIILELDEQVPLIVLRDLIAELSEEDRTLAQNSLFVGLAMDEFKVCLQQGDFLIRDILGVDPAGGAIAIGDYVRAGQRLQFHLRDAEASAEDLEFLLKMYQKQQAIEPAAVGALMFSCLGRGAGLYGQPNFDSQLFQRYLNDIPLGGFFCGGEIGPVGGSTFLHGYTSVFGICRAVGNRQ
- a CDS encoding Calvin cycle protein CP12: MTDIRNRIEQEVEEARAVCDTAGDNSAECAAAWDAVEELQAEASHQKQAKPKTAFEKYCDDNPEADECRVYDD